The genomic segment TGAGAGACTGGCGTTTAGAAGACGGGGCAAACTATGTTACAGAATATTTATGTTGATTTAGGGTTAGTCCTAGAACTCTCTCGGGAAAATCACAAGATGGAGGAGTATCGCCTAACAAAATAAAGCCGATAATGCATTCTGATTTACACGCCCTATAGGCAAAACCACCAAGCCAGGGCAGTTCGGAACTGCAAAAATACTAGTTTGGAAGACTAAGGATGTCAATAGCTCACCTACTGCCTAATTTTGTAACATGCGTACATCGTCTGGGATTAGTTGAACAGAATTCATGGCTGATAATATGTTGACACAGACATTGTCAGTAACCTTGGGTCTGAACCAACCCTCCAAATCCTTTAAACCCTTTGATACATCAACCTGTGTGCCTTGCTGCATTCAAATGTCACCCTTGCCCTACAtcctgtttttatttgaatccaGCTACCTTCTGGCTTTCCATATCTTCCGATCAGAATATAGATAACACATACAGTAGTTGGAACAGTGTTGTCTTTTAAGGCAGAACCTATAGTATGACATACAAAAGCTATTTTCGTTGCCGGCTTTTAAACTAATAAGTATTGATAATTGCATGTCCACTTACTGGGTCTGCCATTAAAGACAACAGCACTCCTTAGAGATCATTCCCCGTTCAGGGAGTGGCAGTGAATAGTTGGCAACCTTGCATAATATTTTGAAAAACAAATCTTACCCATCCAGTACCTTCCTTGTTATCAGGTCTTTACAGATTTTCATGAAGAGAATTCCTCTTTCCATATCTGCAAATCAAGCAAAGCAGTTACTCTTACCTGGTCCATCTTCCCAAGCAAGCTTTAGTGAAATACTCACTCCCTTCTCTTCTGTAACGTCTGAACTCTAGAATGTGGAAAACTGCAGTATTCTGACTGCAATGTGTCCAGGTACTAGTCTTTCTTCGCTAGCATCGGCTGTCGAAAGGGTTAGCTAGCCCTGGAAAAAAATGGACGCTCACTACCGGGGCCACGACACTGCAATCTTTTCTCCATTGGCGGTGTGCTTGATGctgccttctctctgtctcaacaTGCTGTCTGGTCCACTGCGCTGGGGCTGAAGAGGTCCTGTCTGCAATCTTCCACACTAGCGATGCTGAGGGCCACACTTGGAGGAGTTCCTGGCTGTTACACTCCTACTGGCTCAACACTTGAACATGTGAAGTCTGCGGGCCCTTGCCTGAGGACTCTACTCAAAACTCCCCTGTCCTCCAACCGGGttcaaatgaataaaaaaatacatgtggaaaacaaaactgtttttttttgtggggaCAAAAACTTAATTTAGTATACCTCATAATTACAAGGTatggaaaaataaatgaatacactTCTGATGAGCTTTTTGCTGATCCAATGACGCACTGAACTTCATGGCACTTTACTAGAcaattttatttgttttctactTCTCAAAATACTTGAACAATCTAGAATTCTGCTTTCTGTGTACAAGTATAGTGAAAGATCCCTTATTTCTAATTCAGACTATTGTTTGTAGACACGACACACTAAAAAAGGAAACACATAATCTGtttcaaatacaaaatcaaAATACACGCTTCAACTGAGCATTCATAATAACTTCAACAAAAACGTATACTTTTCTACGTAAAAGGGTGTATGTCTAAACCAAAGTTGACAAATTGGTTGATTTAAAATTCATACGAGCAGAAATCGAAtctacaggaaaaaaaaaagaaataaaaatgaTATAGGGAACTGACTTTagatgtaaaaataaaaaaatgatattttttCCTCATACCATAGGCACAATACATACACTTCAGATGCacagaaggaaagaaaaacGTTGAGAAAGGGAAGATCTAACACAAGTACGGAAAGGTATCATCTACACTTCTTCACCAAAGTCCTTTGTTTTTCGCCAATTACATCTCCCATTTAGCTGTGGTTCTGTGTCTGACTCACTGCCTCAATGTAACCTGCAGCTGGCCTGACAATTCCTTTGCTCACCTCCTCGCCTCTCCTGCTAAGAACTGAAGCCTGTTGAATGGATACAGGATAAAACAAAGTTAATCTACGCTTTACCGGTGCACTCTGTACTCTTTGTGTGATCAGGGTCCGGGCAGACAGTGAACTTACCAGGGGGGTCAGTCACACGGCTAGTATCGCCGGGAGCCGTAGCCTCCTCCACTACTgcctccaccactacctcctccaccaccacctccagagcCATATCCTCCTGGGaagaacagaaacacagagtgtTCATTGACATGCATATTTTCAATGCAGGATCCGTCACACAACCCTGCTATGCACGTGAAACTACAATGTAGGATGTTTTATTAAGGATGCTTAACCTCTGTCTTATCCAAGGTCATCCTATTGTCCAACCTGTCTCACCTCCATATGGTCCACTCGAGTTTCTACCAAAGTTGCCGCCCTTCATCGGTCCGTAATTGGACTGGCCTCCACTGTAGTTTCCAAAGTCATTGTAattcccacctcctcctcctcctcctcctcctccacctcctccaccgctgCCAAAGTTTCCTGAAAGTGACGAGAGTCCGATTTCAACAAAGCCTAGCGCTTCCACTTCCGGTGTAAAATGAATCGACAATGCCAgccgaaaaagaaaaaaggatatTTATTTAGATGGTAAACCGGAGGAGGTACCTCCATCGTTGTAGCCGTCGTTGTATCCACCTCCACCGAAGCCCCCACCCTGATTCCCATatccaggacctccacccccatacccccctcctccgccgcccccGCGACCGCCGCCGAAACCACCTCCACCGTAGTTTCCACCTGGACCACAAACCAGGGTTCACAAGCATTTGCATTCATGATTTTAAAACTTGTTTTTGAGTAGATCAAACGTCATAACTCATTTCTTAGAGTCAAGTAGTCCACTTATAATGAACTATGAAAATCTTCTAGGTAAAGAGAAGTGTTGATGAAACTATTgggttttagtttttattaaagGCTCTGATGGCGCAATATTAAAAAGGTATAACGGTGGTGATTTGACTTTCACCCATGACTTGGTCTGGCAGggattacataaaaaaaaattaagggcTGGTTTTATGATACATGCATCTGTCAAAAAGATTGTTAGAGGAAACACCCAAATCCAAACGGAACTAAGATTCAGGGGAGAACCTGATCTACAAAGAGGCAAATAGTGAAGAGATAAGCAAATCTGATTATTCTTTTGAGTATTCTTAAGTGGACGGCAGCACTGTATTTGACTTTCGCTAAACCTGACTGCTTACCATCACCATATCCATCGTATCCGTCCCCGCCATAACCACCACGTCCTCCACCGTAGCCACCTGCAAAACACGTGGTTATCATAGGTCACctaaaaactgtgtgtgtgtgtgtgtgtgtgtgtgtgtgtgtgtgtgtgtgtgtgtgtgtgtgtgtgtgtgtgtgtgtgtgtgtgtgtgtgtgtgtgtgtgtgtgtgtgtgtgtgtgtgtgtgtgtgtgtgtgtgtgtgtgtgtgtgtgtgtgtgtgtgtgtgtgtgtgtgtgtcctcacctCTGAAGTTGCCACCTCCATAATTACCACCCCTGTCCATGAAGTTTCCggaacctccacctccaccggtAATGAGAAGAGACTTTCTTTAGACAAAGTCCCTAACATGACACGAGGTCAACACAACACATTGAAAGAGCCCCTGGAACGGTCGGGGCACTACTGGTGTACGGATACTCACTGCGCTGGTTGGACACTGCGTTCATCTCTTGTTTTGAGAGGGCTTTCCTCACCTCGCAGTTGTAAGAGTTGATGGTGTGGTATTTCTGGACTGTAAAATCAACCGGACAGCACAATGTGAgactataataaaataatattcagATTTAGATATATTTTCAAAACAAGTGTTATAAATCTAGATGTTCCAATTGCTGGAGGATTTTGTGCTATCATATCACCTCACCATACATTCCAATGAGTTCATCCACACTTTACGCCAGAGGGAATCAAACACCTAATCCAGCAGTATTACTGCCTTACTCTTCATGTCGGGGAAGACAGTAAATCAAACCCCACGCCCTGCAGTTTGAATGCCTTGTTTGACTAACGCTAAACAGGACCGCTTAAGTCCTTCTCCCACGCGTTAGTCATGGTAGGTCCAACGTTCACACCAAACCTACCGACTATTTTGTCCACGGTGTCATGGTCGTCGAAGGTGACGAAGCAGaagcccctcctcttccccgtgGAGCGCTCCTCCATGATCTCCACGCACTCGATGCGGCCGTACTTCTCAAAGTACTCCTGGATGTGGTACTCCTCCGTGTCCTCCTTGATGCCCCCCACGAAGATCTTCTTCACCGTCAGATGGGCGCCGGGTCTACAGGAGTCCTGAAACAGGCCAGGCGATACGATGTGGGGGTTAGTTAGCTGTGAAGACCTTGGAGAATAACTTTGGGTTAATTTAGGGTTTTGTTTATCAATCCAAGATCCAATCTGGGAGCCACAGCAGAAGTACAAGAGGGAAACGTTTCCTATATGGAATTTTCTGCTCACTTCAACACGTTACAAGTAGACATCACAAATTGTATGAGTATGGAAAACAATACGTTGATACAGCATAACAGCTTGTTTACCTCTCGGGAAACGGCCCTCTTTGGCTCCACCACCCTCCCGTCCACTTTGTGTGGTCGGGCACTCATGGCCTCATCCACCTCGCTGCCGTTTGAGTACGTTACGAAGCCGAAGCCTCGGGACCGCTTGCTGTTGGGATCCCTCATCACCTGCAGGACAACAAACATCCATTATTGCATTTATCCGCCTTAGGCTACCCTCAACCAATATTGGCCTCTTCGCCCATATGGCCCACATTGTACATACC from the Gadus macrocephalus chromosome 20, ASM3116895v1 genome contains:
- the hnrnpa3 gene encoding heterogeneous nuclear ribonucleoprotein A3 isoform X3, translating into MECRDSKEPEQLRKLFIGGLSFETTEESLRAHFEQWGTLTDCVVMRDPNSKRSRGFGFVTYSNGSEVDEAMSARPHKVDGRVVEPKRAVSREDSCRPGAHLTVKKIFVGGIKEDTEEYHIQEYFEKYGRIECVEIMEERSTGKRRGFCFVTFDDHDTVDKIVVQKYHTINSYNCEVRKALSKQEMNAVSNQRSGGSGNFMDRGGNYGGGNFRGGYGGGRGGYGGDGYDGYGDGGNYGGGGFGGGRGGGGGGGYGGGGPGYGNQGGGFGGGGYNDGYNDGGTSSGGGGGGGGGGGNYNDFGNYSGGQSNYGPMKGGNFGRNSSGPYGGETGGYGSGGGGGGGSGGGSSGGGYGSRRY
- the hnrnpa3 gene encoding heterogeneous nuclear ribonucleoprotein A3 isoform X1, whose translation is MECRDSKEPEQLRKLFIGGLSFETTEESLRAHFEQWGTLTDCVVMRDPNSKRSRGFGFVTYSNGSEVDEAMSARPHKVDGRVVEPKRAVSREDSCRPGAHLTVKKIFVGGIKEDTEEYHIQEYFEKYGRIECVEIMEERSTGKRRGFCFVTFDDHDTVDKIVVQKYHTINSYNCEVRKALSKQEMNAVSNQRSGGSGNFMDRGGNYGGGNFRGGYGGGRGGYGGDGYDGYGDGGNYGGGGFGGGRGGGGGGGYGGGGPGYGNQGGGFGGGGYNDGYNDGGNFGSGGGGGGGGGGGGGGNYNDFGNYSGGQSNYGPMKGGNFGRNSSGPYGGETGGYGSGGGGGGGSGGGSSGGGYGSRRY
- the hnrnpa3 gene encoding heterogeneous nuclear ribonucleoprotein A3 isoform X4 translates to MECRDSKEPEQLRKLFIGGLSFETTEESLRAHFEQWGTLTDCVVMRDPNSKRSRGFGFVTYSNGSEVDEAMSARPHKVDGRVVEPKRAVSREDSCRPGAHLTVKKIFVGGIKEDTEEYHIQEYFEKYGRIECVEIMEERSTGKRRGFCFVTFDDHDTVDKIVVQKYHTINSYNCEVRKALSKQEMNAVSNQRSGGSGNFMDRGGNYGGGNFRGGYGGGRGGYGGDGYDGYGDGNFGSGGGGGGGGGGGGGGNYNDFGNYSGGQSNYGPMKGGNFGRNSSGPYGGETGGYGSGGGGGGGSGGGSSGGGYGSRRY
- the hnrnpa3 gene encoding heterogeneous nuclear ribonucleoprotein A3 isoform X2, giving the protein MECRDSKEPEQLRKLFIGGLSFETTEESLRAHFEQWGTLTDCVVMRDPNSKRSRGFGFVTYSNGSEVDEAMSARPHKVDGRVVEPKRAVSREDSCRPGAHLTVKKIFVGGIKEDTEEYHIQEYFEKYGRIECVEIMEERSTGKRRGFCFVTFDDHDTVDKIVVQKYHTINSYNCEVRKALSKQEMNAVSNQRSGGSGNFMDRGGNYGGGNFRGGYGGGRGGYGGDGYDGYGDGGNYGGGGFGGGRGGGGGGGYGGGGPGYGNQGGGFGGGGYNDGYNDGGNFGSGGGGGGGGGGGGGGNYNDFGNYSGGQSNYGPMKGGNFGRNSSGPYGGGYGSGGGGGGGSGGGSSGGGYGSRRY